A stretch of DNA from Paenibacillus sp. FSL W8-0186:
GATCAGCAGCACAACTGTCCAGCAGTTCACCATATCAGCAGTTCACCATATCAGCAACTCAGCAACCCAGCAATTCATCAGCTCATCAGTTAAACAGTTCACCAGAAACGCCAGCTTACTCCCCCAAAAAATACCGCCCAACAGGCAGCTGCTGCAGCCGTTAGGCGGTATTTGGTCTATTTTCACCAACCAACTCATCATCTATTGCCTCATATATCTCCAGATCATGGTCATAATATCCTTAGACTGGTCATAGCCGTCAGAGCCCCTGAAGGCTTCGACATAGGGCTTCAGGAGTGCGTTGACGACGGATTCGCGCAAAGGCTGTTGATCGATTTCATAACGCAGCGCTGCCGATAGTTCGGCCTGCGATTTCGTAAATCTAAGCTGGCATGCGAAATCGTCCAGTGCCTGGAGAATATCCTCCTGCTTGACCTCTTCTTGCATCAGTTGGCCTTTCATCACATGCAGCTTCTCGTCATCAATGACGGAGGTGTTCTTCTCGACCAGGCATTCGATAATATGACTCATATAGTGCAGAAATATTGTACTGGCGACATCCTTTGGATCGAGGGTTTGATTGATATTTTTGGCCGTAAACAGCAGGTGCTGCTGAACCCCCATGAAAATCACGGCCGCCTCAAATGCAGAACGGCGTAATTTCTCGCCATATACTTCAACCAGGCGATCGGCGAGCCAACCGATTTCAATGATCCGGTGGTACATGACATATTGCTTCATTTCTTTATCGTGGGAATGCAGAATTTCCTCGAACAAGGCGGATAACCCGTACTTCTGGCTCGTTTGCGAGATCATCGCGATTTGCTCGATTAAGATATGGATATCGCTGGGGTCTTTGCCGATCTGCAGCTCGCTTCTTTTCATGCGCGCTTCGTAACGCAGCTTCTCTAATACGGCGCTGACGCAATCATTTTTCGAGGAGAAGTAGTTGTAGAATGTCCCTTTGGAAATGCCTGCGCGTTCAATAATATCTTGAATAGAGGTTTGCATGATTCCCTTTTCAATAAACAGGGCAAAAGCATGGTCCACCACTTGCATTT
This window harbors:
- a CDS encoding TetR/AcrR family transcriptional regulator; this translates as MNRRKMQVVDHAFALFIEKGIMQTSIQDIIERAGISKGTFYNYFSSKNDCVSAVLEKLRYEARMKRSELQIGKDPSDIHILIEQIAMISQTSQKYGLSALFEEILHSHDKEMKQYVMYHRIIEIGWLADRLVEVYGEKLRRSAFEAAVIFMGVQQHLLFTAKNINQTLDPKDVASTIFLHYMSHIIECLVEKNTSVIDDEKLHVMKGQLMQEEVKQEDILQALDDFACQLRFTKSQAELSAALRYEIDQQPLRESVVNALLKPYVEAFRGSDGYDQSKDIMTMIWRYMRQ